The Gordonia mangrovi genome includes the window GCGCCGATGCCCAGCATTGCCACGTTCTGGTGGCCGGTGTTCGCCGCAATCCCCACGCTGACTCCGTTCTCCGTCGATCGGACGCTGCGATTGTAGGCACGTGTTTACCTGGAAGTAACCCAGTGACCTCCGGCGTTTCCTCTCTTGGGGAGTCAGAGCGGCCAGAACACCGGAACCAGCGCCAGCGCGATGACCAGCCAGCACGCCATCACGACGATGCCCAGCCGCCAGTAGTCGCCGAACCGGTAACCGCCGGGATTCATCACGATCATGTTCGCCGGAGTCGCGATCGGGGTGAGGACCGCCGCGGCGGCCGCTGTGCACACCAACATGAGGACCGGCTGCGGGTCGACGCCGATGTCGGCAGCGGCGGCGAGTGCGATGGGGATGACGATGAGTGTGGTGGCCGCGTTGCTGATGAACTGGCCCAGCATGGCCGTCAGCAGGAACAACACGACCAGCAGCAGATACGTGCTGCGATCGGCGACGAGATCGACGATGGGCGCGGCGATCAGCTCGGCCCCGCCGCTGTCGGTGATCGCCGCCGACATCGGGATCAGCGCCGCGATCAGCACCACGGTCGGCCACGACACCGCACGGTAGGCCTGCTCGGAGGTGATGACCTTGGTGACGATCATGGCCAGCGCGCCGAGCAGACCGGCCACCACCGGCGGCACGACGCCCGAGGCCAACAGCGCGATCATGGCGACCAGGATGGCGGCGGCCCGTGGTGCGCTGCGGCCCAGCGGCACGGTCTGGCGACGAAGTTGCTCCGACGATCCGACGACGAGTACCTGCTGGTTGTCGGCCAGGGCTTCGATGGCTCGCCACGGGCCGTGGACCAGCATCGTGTCGCCCTCCACCAGCTCCACCGAACGCGGCCCGACGTCCTTGTTGCGACGTCGGATCGACATCACCAGCAGCCCGTCTTCCGGCCGCACCATGCCTGGGCACACCGTGGCACCGATCCACTCCGAGCGTGGTGGGATGACGATCTCACTGACGCCGGCATCGCGGTCGATCAGACGGCCGGAGGTGGCGTGGCGTCCGGCGATGTCCTCCACGGTCAGCTCGTGGCGGCGGGCGAGTTCCTCGACGGCCGGACCCGGTCCGGACACCACCAGGACGTCGCCCTCGCGCAGTTTGTGGCCGGAATCCACCAATCCCGCACCCAGACTTCCCTGTGTGGCGATCGGCGCCACCTCCGGGTAGTCCAGCGCGACCGCGTCGTCCGCGGATTCGCCCAGACATGTCGATTCCGCTTCAACGTGCAGCCGATAGACCCGCTCGCCGAGGCCATAGTGGTCCACGACCGTGCCGAGATAATTGCTGAAGTCCGCCGGCAGCGTGGTGGACTGCCGGTCGGGCAGCAGCCGGTCACCGAGCAGCGCGATCACCACGAAGGTGACGATGACCAGCGGGAGACCGATCAGGCCGAACTCGAAATAGGAGAAACCGTCCCCGGTGGCGGTGCGCGCCGCATCGTTGACGATGACGTTCACCGGACTGCCGCTCAGCGTGAGCATCGATCCGGCGCTACACGCGTAGGCGAGCGGGATGAGCACCTTGGAAGGCAGCATCAGCGCGTGCCGCGCCACCGAGACGGTCACGGGTACCAGAGCCGCGGCGGCGCCGTTGATGGTGATGAGGGCCGACAGTATCGCCGACAGGACGGTGATCGCGCCGAGTACTCGCGTCCGATCGGTGCCGGCGGCGCGGGTCAGCAGACGACCCGCCCATGCGGTGATGCCGGACGCCTCGAGGCCTTCGCTCACCACGAACAAGGCGGCGATGAACACGATGACGTTGTCGCCGAGCCCCGAGGTCAGTCCGGCCAGGTCGACCAGCCCGGCGAAGTAGAGGGCCAGGGCAGACGCGATCGCGACCACACCGACCGGCAGGCGGTTCCAGACGAACAAGACGATGGTGACGGCGAGGATCACCAGGCTCAACGTGGCGTCGGACACCGTCTCATCGTTGCATCACGTCGGTCACCCTGCAGTCGATGTCGCGGAGCCGAGAGCCGATTACCAGGCGTGCACGGTGTTCTGTGCGGGCTCGAGGCCTTGCGAGATCAGCAATTCGGTGGCGTCGACCCCGTGGCCGATGAGTAGGTCCACGTCGGTTCGGGCCGAGGACGGAAAAGGTTTGAGGACGTAGTCGGCCGGGTCCTGACGTCCCGGCGGGCGGCCGATGCCGAGTCGGACCCGGAGGTAGTCGCGGGAACCGATGGCCTGGCTGATCGAGCGCAGACCGTTGTGCCCGCCTTCGCCGCCACCCTGCTTGAGCCGCACCAGCCCGAAATCGATGTCGAGTTCGTCGTGGAGCACCACGATGTCGCAGGGCGCGATCGAGTAGAACTTGGCCAACGGTCCGATCTGCCGGCCGCATTCGTTCATGAAGTTGCGGGGTCTGGCGATGAGTGCCTGCCGACCGGCGAGGGTGATCGGGGCGACCTGCGCGCCCGACTTCTTGTGCAGTTTCCACCGCTCGCCGGCCGAGGCGACGAGGCCATCGGCGACCATCGCGCCGATGTTGTGCCTCGTCTTCTCGTACTTCGGGCCGGGGTTACCCAGCCCGACAACCAATTTCACTTGTCGTGGACCGGAGACTACTCGGCCGCTTCGTCGGTGCCGGGGGTCTCGGCGCTGGCCTCTTCGGCCTCTTCCTCGAGCTCGGAGGACGACGGGGCGGCGTTGATGGCGACGATCAGCGTGTCCGGGTCGCTGATCAGGGTGACACCCTCGGGCAGCGCCAGATCCGATGCGTGCACGGCGTTGCCGGCCTCCACACCCTCGACGTCGACGGTGATCTGCTCCGGGATCGACAGCGCGTCGGCCTCGATCTCGACGGTGCTCGCGTCCTGGGTCACCAGGGTGCCCGGAGCAGCCTCGCCCTCGACGACCACGTAGACCTCGACGGTGACCTTCTCGCCGCGGCGGATGACGAGCAGGTCGGCGTGCTCGATGTAGTTGCGGATCGGGTGGACGTCGACCTGCTTGGTCAGCGCCAGCTGGCTGCTGCCGTCGATGTCGAGGTCGACGACCGCGTTGACGCCGTTCGCGCGCAGGATCGCAGCGAACTCGAGAGCCGGCAGGCTCAAGTGCTGCGGGTCGGTGCCGTGGCCGTACAGCACGGCGGGAACCTTGCCCTCGCGGCGGGCGCGACGGGCAGCGCCCTTGCCCTTTTCGGTGCGCACGGTGACAGCCAGTTTGGAAGCCTGAGTTGCCATTGTTCTTCTCCTCGTTCGGCGGTTCGGTGATGAACCGCGGTGGTTGGTCTCGGTCGCGGCGAGTGACGACGACCGGGAACCAGCCGGCGGGCGCCCCAGAGGCCCGCAAGAGGATTCACGATGGTCGCGCCGATTACGGTGGATGTCCACCCTCGCCGTGACAACGTCGGCAAGGATAGCCGATGGCCAGGGCGGATGTCACATTCGCCGGCTCGGACCTGTTCGTCGATTGCGGCCCACCTTCTCGCGCGGCTACCTCGCTCTCGCGCGGCCGCCGTGCTCTCGCGCGCGCAACTTCACGCGCGGGAGGGAAGTGGGCGCGCGGGCCGGCGGAACCTATCCGCAACCCGCCGTCACAGGCATACTGGCCCCATGACATCGCAGACACCGATCGACATCGTCACGACCTTCCTCGACGATCTCGCCCGTTCGGACACGGCGGCAGCTCTGGACAACGTCGACGACAACATCGCCTACACCAACGTCTCACTGCCGACGGTGCACGGGAAACGCAAGGTCGCGGGGATCTTCTCCGGGATGGACAAGTACTCCTGGGCCGGCTTCAACTATCGGATGGTCAACGTCACCGCCGACGGTCCGGTCGTGCTCACCGAACGCGTCGACGAGCTCCGGTTCGGGCCGGTCGTCATGCAGTTCTGGGTCTGCGGTCGCTTCGAGATCCGCGAGGGGCGAATCGCGGTGTGGCGGGACTATTTCGACTACTACGACATGACCAAGGCCCTTGTGCGCGGGCTGCTGGGTGCGGTCATCCCGGCACTGCGCAAGCCGCTGCCGCCGAAAGTCGTGGCCGTATAGCGCGTCGGCTCAGAGGATCTCGTCGATCGACTCCAGCGGTCGTCCCAGTCGGGTCCCCTTGTCGGTCACCACGAACGGCCGTTCGACGAGAACGGGATGTTCGACCATGGCATTGAGCACCGCGTCCTCGGACGCGTCGGCGAGTGCCAGTTCCTTGTAGAGGGCTTCGCGCTTGCGGGCAGCCTGGTGTGCGGTGACACCCGCGTCGGCGAACATCGTCCTCAACTGGTCGCGGGTGTACGGCCGATCCAGGTACTTGACGATCGTCGGTTCGACGCCCGCCTCCCGCAGCTTCTCCAGCGCCTTACGGGAGGTCGAACATTTCGGGTTGTGATAGATCGTCGCGTCCACGCAGCACACCATACCTGGTGTGGCCGCAGGCAAATCGCGTGTCCGAGGACTACGCGCTGCCGTTGAACAGACTCGTCACCGAGCCGTTCTCGAACACCTCGCGGATCGTCTGAGCCAGCAGCGGAGCGATCGAAAGCACCGTCAGGTTCTCGAACTGCTTGTCCTCGCCGATCGGCAGGGTGTCGGTGGCGATGACCTCCCTGGCGCCGCAGCTCGCGAGCCGCTCGGCGGCCGGGTCGGAGAACACACCATGGGTGGTGGCGATGATCACGTCGCCGGCGCCGGCATCCTTGAGGACCCGGACGGCGCCGGCGATGGTGCCGCCGGTGTCGATCATGTCGTCGATCAGCACACAGGTGCGGCCCTCGACCTCACCGACCACCCGGTTGGACTTCACCTGGTTGGGCACCAGCGGGTCACGGGTCTTGTGGATGAAGGCCAACGGTGCCCCGTTGAGGGCGTCGGCCCACTTCTCCGCCACCCGCACACGGCCGGAGTCGGGGGAGACGACGGTGATGTTCTCGGTGCCGTAGGTGTCGCGCACGTACTCGGCGAGCTGGCCCTGTGCGTGCATGTGGTCGACCGGGCCGTCAAAGAAGCCCTGGATCTGATCGGTGTGCAGGTCGACAGTGATGATGCGGTCGGCGCCGGCGGCCTTGAGCAGGTCGGCGATCAGTCGCGCCGAGATGGGCTCACGGCCGCGGTGCTTCTTGTCCTGGCGGGCATACGGATAGAAGGGGAGGATGACGCTGATGCGCTTGGCCGATCCACGCTTGAGGGCGTCGATCATGACGAGCGCCTCCATCACCCACTGGTTCAACGGGTAGGGGCAGCTCTGCAGCACGAAGGCGTCGGAGCCACGGACCGACTCCTCGAAACGAACGAAGATCTCGCCATTGGCGAAGTCGCGCGCGGTCTGCGGGGTCACCTTGATACCGAGTTCATCGGCGACGGCCTTGGCGAGATCGGGGTGCGCGCGGCCAGAGAACAGCATCAAGTTCTTCTGGTTGTCCGTTGTCCAGGTCATGAAAACTCTTCTGCTAGAAGTCTTGCTGCGGTCAGGCGCCGGTGTGGCGGTCTGCCGGGCGGTCGGTCTGTTGGGCATCGAGCGCCGCACGGGCCGACTCGGTGTCCGGGCGCTTGCGCACCACCCAATTCTCGATATTCCGTTGTTGTCCTGCCGACACCGCCAGCGCGCCGGGCGGGACATCGTCCCGCAAAACCGTACCTGCTCCCGTGTAGGCGCCGTCCCCGACCTGTACGGGCGCGACAAACATGTTGTCAGACCCGGTGCGGCAGTGGGACCCGATCACCGTACGGTGTTTCGCCACGCCGTCATAATTCACGAACACGCTCGACGCGCCGATGTTGGTGTGTTCGCCGATCGTCGCGTCCCCGACGTAGGTGAGGTGCGGAATCTTGGACCCCGCGCCGATGTCCGCTTTCTTCGTTTCCACGAACGTGCCGATCTTGCCGCCGACGCCGAGGCGGGTGCCCGGTCGCAGGTAGGCGAACGGTCCCACGTGTGCTCCCGCGCCGATCTCCGACTCGCTGCCGTGGGTCCGGATCACCGAGGCGCCGGGCCCGACGGTGACGTCACTCAGAGTCGTGTCGGGACCGATGACCGCGTCGTCGTGGACGGTCGTCGCGCCGTGCAACTGGGTGCCGGGCTCCACCCGGACATCGGTGCCCAGGACCACACCGACGTCTATCCAGGTGCTGGTCGGATCGGCGACGGTCACACCCGCGAGTTGATGTCGGCGGATGATGCGCCGGTTGAGTTCCGCGCCGAGGTCGGCGAGTTGCACTCGGTCGTTGCAGCCGGCGACCAGTGTCGGGTCGTCGACGGTCAGGGCGTGAATCGACTGATCTGCGTCGCGCGCGATCTCGATCACGTCGGTGAGATAGTACTCGCCCTGCACGTTGTCGGTGGAGAGCTGTCCCAGCGCTGAACGGAGGAAGACCGCGTCGAACGCATATACCCCGGCGTTGACCTCGGTGATCGCGCGCTGCCGGTCGGTGGCGTCCTTGTGTTCGACGATGGCCTGCACCATCGAGTCGTTGGTGCGGATGATCCGGCCGTATCCAGTGGGGTCGGGAGCGCGGAAGCTGGTCAGAGTCACGGCAGCGCCGCCGTGGGAGGTGTGGGCCGTGACCAGCGCGTCGAGGGTGGCGCTATCGAGAAGTGGCAGGTCGGCGGCCATCACCACGACAGTCCCTGCGAAATCTTCTGGCAGCGCGGACAGGCCCGCGCGCGCGGCATGGCCGGTGCCGTGCGGCTGATCCTGGATGGCGATCGCGATCTCGCGGTCGAGGCCGTCGGCGATGTCGGCGATCGCGGCGCTCACTCGTTCGCGTTCGTGACCGACGACGGCGATCAAATCCGATGGGTCGATTCCTGCGGCGGCATGCAGCGCGTGCCCGACGAGTGGTCGCCCGGCCAGGCTGTGCAGGATTTTCGGTGTCTTCGACTTCATCCGCGTGCCGGCGCCGGCGGCGAGAACGATGACAGCGGTCGAGGGCGTGGACGTCTCCGTCATGTGGCCCGATAGTACGCAGTTGCCGCACCGTGGAGCCCCTGACCCGCCACGTGGTACCGAGCGATTGTTCGGGCCTGATAGAAACAGTGAGGCGACAGACCGCCCCAGACC containing:
- a CDS encoding SLC13 family permease, yielding MSDATLSLVILAVTIVLFVWNRLPVGVVAIASALALYFAGLVDLAGLTSGLGDNVIVFIAALFVVSEGLEASGITAWAGRLLTRAAGTDRTRVLGAITVLSAILSALITINGAAAALVPVTVSVARHALMLPSKVLIPLAYACSAGSMLTLSGSPVNVIVNDAARTATGDGFSYFEFGLIGLPLVIVTFVVIALLGDRLLPDRQSTTLPADFSNYLGTVVDHYGLGERVYRLHVEAESTCLGESADDAVALDYPEVAPIATQGSLGAGLVDSGHKLREGDVLVVSGPGPAVEELARRHELTVEDIAGRHATSGRLIDRDAGVSEIVIPPRSEWIGATVCPGMVRPEDGLLVMSIRRRNKDVGPRSVELVEGDTMLVHGPWRAIEALADNQQVLVVGSSEQLRRQTVPLGRSAPRAAAILVAMIALLASGVVPPVVAGLLGALAMIVTKVITSEQAYRAVSWPTVVLIAALIPMSAAITDSGGAELIAAPIVDLVADRSTYLLLVVLFLLTAMLGQFISNAATTLIVIPIALAAAADIGVDPQPVLMLVCTAAAAAVLTPIATPANMIVMNPGGYRFGDYWRLGIVVMACWLVIALALVPVFWPL
- the glmU gene encoding bifunctional UDP-N-acetylglucosamine diphosphorylase/glucosamine-1-phosphate N-acetyltransferase GlmU, with the translated sequence MTETSTPSTAVIVLAAGAGTRMKSKTPKILHSLAGRPLVGHALHAAAGIDPSDLIAVVGHERERVSAAIADIADGLDREIAIAIQDQPHGTGHAARAGLSALPEDFAGTVVVMAADLPLLDSATLDALVTAHTSHGGAAVTLTSFRAPDPTGYGRIIRTNDSMVQAIVEHKDATDRQRAITEVNAGVYAFDAVFLRSALGQLSTDNVQGEYYLTDVIEIARDADQSIHALTVDDPTLVAGCNDRVQLADLGAELNRRIIRRHQLAGVTVADPTSTWIDVGVVLGTDVRVEPGTQLHGATTVHDDAVIGPDTTLSDVTVGPGASVIRTHGSESEIGAGAHVGPFAYLRPGTRLGVGGKIGTFVETKKADIGAGSKIPHLTYVGDATIGEHTNIGASSVFVNYDGVAKHRTVIGSHCRTGSDNMFVAPVQVGDGAYTGAGTVLRDDVPPGALAVSAGQQRNIENWVVRKRPDTESARAALDAQQTDRPADRHTGA
- a CDS encoding 50S ribosomal protein L25/general stress protein Ctc, giving the protein MATQASKLAVTVRTEKGKGAARRARREGKVPAVLYGHGTDPQHLSLPALEFAAILRANGVNAVVDLDIDGSSQLALTKQVDVHPIRNYIEHADLLVIRRGEKVTVEVYVVVEGEAAPGTLVTQDASTVEIEADALSIPEQITVDVEGVEAGNAVHASDLALPEGVTLISDPDTLIVAINAAPSSSELEEEAEEASAETPGTDEAAE
- the pth gene encoding aminoacyl-tRNA hydrolase is translated as MKLVVGLGNPGPKYEKTRHNIGAMVADGLVASAGERWKLHKKSGAQVAPITLAGRQALIARPRNFMNECGRQIGPLAKFYSIAPCDIVVLHDELDIDFGLVRLKQGGGEGGHNGLRSISQAIGSRDYLRVRLGIGRPPGRQDPADYVLKPFPSSARTDVDLLIGHGVDATELLISQGLEPAQNTVHAW
- a CDS encoding limonene-1,2-epoxide hydrolase family protein, whose amino-acid sequence is MTSQTPIDIVTTFLDDLARSDTAAALDNVDDNIAYTNVSLPTVHGKRKVAGIFSGMDKYSWAGFNYRMVNVTADGPVVLTERVDELRFGPVVMQFWVCGRFEIREGRIAVWRDYFDYYDMTKALVRGLLGAVIPALRKPLPPKVVAV
- a CDS encoding ribose-phosphate diphosphokinase, coding for MTWTTDNQKNLMLFSGRAHPDLAKAVADELGIKVTPQTARDFANGEIFVRFEESVRGSDAFVLQSCPYPLNQWVMEALVMIDALKRGSAKRISVILPFYPYARQDKKHRGREPISARLIADLLKAAGADRIITVDLHTDQIQGFFDGPVDHMHAQGQLAEYVRDTYGTENITVVSPDSGRVRVAEKWADALNGAPLAFIHKTRDPLVPNQVKSNRVVGEVEGRTCVLIDDMIDTGGTIAGAVRVLKDAGAGDVIIATTHGVFSDPAAERLASCGAREVIATDTLPIGEDKQFENLTVLSIAPLLAQTIREVFENGSVTSLFNGSA
- the arsC gene encoding arsenate reductase (glutaredoxin) (This arsenate reductase requires both glutathione and glutaredoxin to convert arsenate to arsenite, after which the efflux transporter formed by ArsA and ArsB can extrude the arsenite from the cell, providing resistance.) translates to MDATIYHNPKCSTSRKALEKLREAGVEPTIVKYLDRPYTRDQLRTMFADAGVTAHQAARKREALYKELALADASEDAVLNAMVEHPVLVERPFVVTDKGTRLGRPLESIDEIL